A genomic segment from Spinacia oleracea cultivar Varoflay chromosome 3, BTI_SOV_V1, whole genome shotgun sequence encodes:
- the LOC110796639 gene encoding RPM1 interacting protein 13: MGITKLKLVELSPSSDADSPIRAVFCLKNKLIDMKKIEELEDCFILDFDPSQPADFSNISLSKDSDLCDDKDVSILAENGQVACRDYPHSRHLCVKFPFEKTPHESHCDMCFCYVCDMAAPCKEWTKGLKHCDATEDGDQIWRLLRAKKVKAQP, from the exons atgggtaTTACAAAGCTGAAATTAGTCGAATTATCACCATCTTCAGATGCTGATTCCCCAATCAGAGCAGTATTTTGCCTGAAAAACAAGTTAATCGATATGAAGAAGATTGAAGAACTTGAAGATTGCttcattttggattttgatcCTTCTCAGCCCGCCGATTTTTCCAACATCTCTCTCTCCAAAGATTCAGATCTTTGCGACGATAAAGACGTCTCTATTCTTGCTGAAAACGGCCAG GTTGCTTGTAGAGATTACCCACACTCAAGACATCTCTGTGTGAAATTCCCGTTTGAGAAAACTCCTCACGAATCACATTGTGATATg TGCTTTTGCTATGTGTGTGATATGGCAGCGCCTTGCAAAGAATGGACAAAAGGGTTGAAGCATTGTGATGCTACTGAAGACGGTGATCAAATTTGGAGGTTGCTAAGGGCTAAAAAAGTCAAGGCCCAACCTTAA